The proteins below come from a single Xiphophorus couchianus chromosome 20, X_couchianus-1.0, whole genome shotgun sequence genomic window:
- the vstm2lb gene encoding V-set and transmembrane domain-containing protein 2-like protein, which produces MGAFGLIMRILQYAGLYVQLNAGLRDGYVKVDNRISGNALFTEVPHDVTAQIGEDVEMACSFHGAGSPSFSLEIQWWYIRNHKDSQGLASQISNTVGTLEEMPKDATKISVVKVAGSNISHKLRLSGVKPADEGTYECHVIDHSGPVEQRYRVQAYLRVEPDRLQESDGAQLQELEHPSRGSRSQQNNDRELRKRSAHAIPDCRGRCVL; this is translated from the exons ATGGGAGCCTTTGGATTGATCATGAGGATTTTACAGTACGCGGGACTTTACGTTCAACTTAACGCGGGTCTGCGTGACGGATATGTAAAGGTGGATAATCGCATCTCTGGAAATG CTCTGTTTACAGAGGTTCCTCATGACGTTACGGCACAGATCGGTGAAGACGTGGAGATGGCTTGCTCCTTCCATGGGGCAGGCTCTCCCTCATTCTCCCTGGAGATCCAGTGGTGGTACATCAGGAACCACAAAGACTCACAAGGGTTGGCTTCACAAATCTCTAACACA GTTGGGACTCTCGAGGAAATGCCGAAAGATGCCACCAAAATTAGT GTGGTAAAAGTGGCCGGTAGCAACATCTCCCACAAACTCCGTCTCTCCGGTGTGAAACCAGCAGACGAGGGCACCTACGAGTGCCACGTCATCGACCACAGCGGCCCTGTGGAGCAGCGCTACCGTGTCCAGGCCTACCTCCGAGTGGAGCCAGACAGGCTTCAGGAGTCTGATGGTGCTCAGCTTCAGGAACTCGAACACCCCTCAAGGGGGAGTCGCTCGCAGCAGAACAACGACCGGGAACTGAGGAAGAGATCCGCTCACGCTATTCCTGactgcagggggcgctgtgtcCTTTAG
- the tgm2b gene encoding protein-glutamine gamma-glutamyltransferase 2 isoform X1 gives MAQALDIERWNLECLFNNTDHRTDLNGVDRLIVRRGQPFTVSLYLRSGSYQPGISSLDCVAETGPQPSEQYGTRARFGLSSSMDTSTWSATVTSPPGDMVALSICSSPKAPIGRYTLTLGQSEKIEFVLLFNPWCPADAVYMDNEQNLAEYVLSQDGIIFRGSSKHTIPTPWNFGQFESGILDICLRILDMNPKCLRNPGKDYSGRRNPIYVTRVLSAMVNCNDDKGVLLGKWTDGYEGGVSPLVWRGSVEILRNWDTQSCQPVRYGQCWVFAAVACSVSRALGIPCRVITNYLSAHDTNSNLVIERYVNENGELIQSREMIWNYHCWVESWMTRPDLKPDFDGWQASDPTPQEKSEGVYCCGPIPLRAIKEGELAFKYDAPFVFAEVNADVVTVMKKKDGSTSKVTTIGLVGQMISTKSVGSDSREDVTHLYKYPEGSDEEREAFKKANHLNKLLQENPDPGLHVTIKVTSDMRKGCDFDVFAVVTNNTEEEKKCRLVFGSCAVSYNGVLGGNCGFKDLLNVQLPPGAERRVPLRLNYSKYGDQVTEDNLIRLAVLLHNYSTGEAKLAMRNIVLDNPEIKVRILGEPKENRKLAAEISLQNPLPEPLDNCCFSIEGANLTGGKIISERLGCTVGPGEDAKVKIYFTPTHSGLRKLVVDFDSNKLCHVKGYRNVIIGK, from the exons ATGGCGCAAG cTCTGGACATTGAGCGCTGGAACCTGGAGTGCTTGTTCAACAACACGGACCATCGCACTGACCTCAACGGAGTGGATCGACTCATCGTCCGGAGAGGCCAGCCGTTCACCGTCAGCCTGTATCTTCGGTCTGGGAGCTACCAGCCGGGCATCAGCTCTCTTGACTGCGTCGCAGAAACCG GTCCTCAGCCCTCTGAGCAGTATGGCACCAGGGCCCGTTTTGGCCTCTCTTCTAGCATGGACACGTCCACCTGGAGTGCTACGGTAACCAGCCCCCCTGGAGACATGGTGGCCCTGTCTATCTGCTCTTCTCCCAAAGCTCCAATTGGCCGCTACACCCTTACCCTGGGCCAATCAGAGAAGATTGAGTTCGTTCTTCTGTTTAATCCCTGGTGTCCAG CGGATGCAGTGTACATGGACAATGAGCAGAATCTGGCAGAGTATGTGCTTTCTCAGGATGGGATCATCTTTCGAGGCAGCAGCAAACACACCATACCCACTCCTTGGAACTTTGGCCAG TTCGAAAGTGGAATCCTGGATATTTGTCTGAGGATTCTGGATATGAATCCCAAATGTTTACGAAATCCTGGAAAAGACTACTCAGGGAGAAGAAACCCCATCTACGTAACCCGAGTGCTAAGTGCCATG GTGAATTGCAATGATGATAAAGGAGTCTTGCTGGGaaaatggacagatggataTGAGGGAGGCGTCAGTCCCTTGGTTTGGCGTGGCAGTGTGGAGATTCTGCGAAATTGGGACACACAGTCCTGTCAGCCTGTTCGTTACGGACAATGCTGGGTGTTTGCTGCCGTGGCCTGCTCTG tttccaGAGCATTGGGCATTCCTTGCCGAGTCATAACCAACTATCTGTCTGCCCACGACACCAACAGCAACCTGGTGATTGAGCGTTACGTCAATGAAAATGGGGAACTCATTCAATCCAGAGAAATGATCTG GAATTATCACTGCTGGGTGGAAAGCTGGATGACCAGACCTGACCTCAAGCCTGATTTTGACGGGTGGCAGGCTAGTGACCCCACTCCCCAGGAGAAGAGTGAAG GAGTGTATTGCTGCGGCCCCATCCCTCTCAGGGCCATCAAGGAGGGAGAGCTTGCGTTCAAGTACGACGCCCCGTTTGTTTTCGCTGAAGTCAATGCTGATGTTGTCACAGTGATGAAGAAAAAGGACGGCAGCACTTCAAAAGTTACCACAATTGGATTGGTGGGCCAGATGATCAGCACCAAGAGCGTTGGCAGTGACAGCAGAGAGGACGTCACTCACCTCTACAAGTACCCTGAAG GATCTGATGAAGAGCGCGAAGCATTCAAAAAAGCCAATCACCTAAACAAGCTTCTCCAAGAGAACCCAGACCCGGGTCTTCACGTTACCATCAAAGTTACATCTGACATGAGGAAGGGCTGCGACTTTGACGTGTTTGCTGTTGTCACTAACAACACCGAAGAAGAGAAGAAGTGTCGCCTGGTGTTTGGGTCCTGTGCTGTCTCCTACAACGGAGTTTTGGGGGGGAATTGTGGTTTTAAAGACCTGCTCAATGTGCAGCTCCCACCAGGTGCAG AGAGGCGAGTTCCCCTAAGGCTGAATTACTCAAAGTATGGGGACCAAGTCACAGAGGACAACTTAATTCGGCTGGCAGTTCTACTGCACAACTACTCCACAGGAGAAGCCAAACTGGCAATGAGAAACATCGTGCTGGACAATCCTGAAATCAAAGTCAGA ATCCTGGGTGAACCAAAGGAGAACCGGAAGCTGGCTGCAGAGATCAGCCTCCAGAACCCTCTGCCAGAGCCGCTGGACAACTGCTGCTTCAGCATTGAGGGGGCCAACCTCACTGGAGGAAAAATCATTTCCGAGAG GTTGGGCTGCACGGTGGGACCAGGGGAAGACGCCAAAGTTAAAATCTACTTCACTCCGACCCATTCTGGCTTGAGGAAACTGGTTGTCGACTTCGATAGCAACAAGTTGTGCCATGTCAAGGGCTACAGGAATGTCATTATTGGAAAATAA
- the tgm2b gene encoding protein-glutamine gamma-glutamyltransferase 2 isoform X2, producing MDTSTWSATVTSPPGDMVALSICSSPKAPIGRYTLTLGQSEKIEFVLLFNPWCPADAVYMDNEQNLAEYVLSQDGIIFRGSSKHTIPTPWNFGQFESGILDICLRILDMNPKCLRNPGKDYSGRRNPIYVTRVLSAMVNCNDDKGVLLGKWTDGYEGGVSPLVWRGSVEILRNWDTQSCQPVRYGQCWVFAAVACSVSRALGIPCRVITNYLSAHDTNSNLVIERYVNENGELIQSREMIWNYHCWVESWMTRPDLKPDFDGWQASDPTPQEKSEGVYCCGPIPLRAIKEGELAFKYDAPFVFAEVNADVVTVMKKKDGSTSKVTTIGLVGQMISTKSVGSDSREDVTHLYKYPEGSDEEREAFKKANHLNKLLQENPDPGLHVTIKVTSDMRKGCDFDVFAVVTNNTEEEKKCRLVFGSCAVSYNGVLGGNCGFKDLLNVQLPPGAERRVPLRLNYSKYGDQVTEDNLIRLAVLLHNYSTGEAKLAMRNIVLDNPEIKVRILGEPKENRKLAAEISLQNPLPEPLDNCCFSIEGANLTGGKIISERLGCTVGPGEDAKVKIYFTPTHSGLRKLVVDFDSNKLCHVKGYRNVIIGK from the exons ATGGACACGTCCACCTGGAGTGCTACGGTAACCAGCCCCCCTGGAGACATGGTGGCCCTGTCTATCTGCTCTTCTCCCAAAGCTCCAATTGGCCGCTACACCCTTACCCTGGGCCAATCAGAGAAGATTGAGTTCGTTCTTCTGTTTAATCCCTGGTGTCCAG CGGATGCAGTGTACATGGACAATGAGCAGAATCTGGCAGAGTATGTGCTTTCTCAGGATGGGATCATCTTTCGAGGCAGCAGCAAACACACCATACCCACTCCTTGGAACTTTGGCCAG TTCGAAAGTGGAATCCTGGATATTTGTCTGAGGATTCTGGATATGAATCCCAAATGTTTACGAAATCCTGGAAAAGACTACTCAGGGAGAAGAAACCCCATCTACGTAACCCGAGTGCTAAGTGCCATG GTGAATTGCAATGATGATAAAGGAGTCTTGCTGGGaaaatggacagatggataTGAGGGAGGCGTCAGTCCCTTGGTTTGGCGTGGCAGTGTGGAGATTCTGCGAAATTGGGACACACAGTCCTGTCAGCCTGTTCGTTACGGACAATGCTGGGTGTTTGCTGCCGTGGCCTGCTCTG tttccaGAGCATTGGGCATTCCTTGCCGAGTCATAACCAACTATCTGTCTGCCCACGACACCAACAGCAACCTGGTGATTGAGCGTTACGTCAATGAAAATGGGGAACTCATTCAATCCAGAGAAATGATCTG GAATTATCACTGCTGGGTGGAAAGCTGGATGACCAGACCTGACCTCAAGCCTGATTTTGACGGGTGGCAGGCTAGTGACCCCACTCCCCAGGAGAAGAGTGAAG GAGTGTATTGCTGCGGCCCCATCCCTCTCAGGGCCATCAAGGAGGGAGAGCTTGCGTTCAAGTACGACGCCCCGTTTGTTTTCGCTGAAGTCAATGCTGATGTTGTCACAGTGATGAAGAAAAAGGACGGCAGCACTTCAAAAGTTACCACAATTGGATTGGTGGGCCAGATGATCAGCACCAAGAGCGTTGGCAGTGACAGCAGAGAGGACGTCACTCACCTCTACAAGTACCCTGAAG GATCTGATGAAGAGCGCGAAGCATTCAAAAAAGCCAATCACCTAAACAAGCTTCTCCAAGAGAACCCAGACCCGGGTCTTCACGTTACCATCAAAGTTACATCTGACATGAGGAAGGGCTGCGACTTTGACGTGTTTGCTGTTGTCACTAACAACACCGAAGAAGAGAAGAAGTGTCGCCTGGTGTTTGGGTCCTGTGCTGTCTCCTACAACGGAGTTTTGGGGGGGAATTGTGGTTTTAAAGACCTGCTCAATGTGCAGCTCCCACCAGGTGCAG AGAGGCGAGTTCCCCTAAGGCTGAATTACTCAAAGTATGGGGACCAAGTCACAGAGGACAACTTAATTCGGCTGGCAGTTCTACTGCACAACTACTCCACAGGAGAAGCCAAACTGGCAATGAGAAACATCGTGCTGGACAATCCTGAAATCAAAGTCAGA ATCCTGGGTGAACCAAAGGAGAACCGGAAGCTGGCTGCAGAGATCAGCCTCCAGAACCCTCTGCCAGAGCCGCTGGACAACTGCTGCTTCAGCATTGAGGGGGCCAACCTCACTGGAGGAAAAATCATTTCCGAGAG GTTGGGCTGCACGGTGGGACCAGGGGAAGACGCCAAAGTTAAAATCTACTTCACTCCGACCCATTCTGGCTTGAGGAAACTGGTTGTCGACTTCGATAGCAACAAGTTGTGCCATGTCAAGGGCTACAGGAATGTCATTATTGGAAAATAA